Proteins co-encoded in one Euleptes europaea isolate rEulEur1 chromosome 1, rEulEur1.hap1, whole genome shotgun sequence genomic window:
- the LOC130493281 gene encoding class I histocompatibility antigen, F10 alpha chain-like has protein sequence MRAAGRRLSLLLLLLLGGVALLLGGGSAGWARLPSSSDVAPGTRSALGGRQRGLPGSARLRTAAPQPAPSRLGKVRREASSHGQVGDPEEGEKSPSEGWEKPGGWHMPGGDLDGPRAPVSPLPPVSRRPRGSSSHSLHYFETAIWEPGWRLPQFTSLAYVDDQLIGRYDTDTDQCVPQSSWIEKISHDDSDFWARSTNWDFTSSLVMDLMILKNLYNQSRGIHTLQALSGCELSEDNHTTRGFAKYGYNGRDFLSLDMDTLTWTVMDAKAKPIKKKWEAEQNQGKFWEHFLTDTCVEWLHTHLHYGKETLLKADPPMVRVTRQAGSDGWEILICRAHGFYPKEADITWRKDGEVWHQDTLHGGVVPNSDGTYHTWLSINVDSKERDRFRCHVEHDALQEPLDLAWEVPDSKVGLIVGVLLGVVAAVILVGAGVIVHSKKQEDSYNAAPTSDQRSDSSVSVGYPFQDRGANRGPLEHPFSIPHASQRKDVALIVSNTDISTEPPKVKLIRKVGYDDLETLICRLDGFYPKEIDVTWWKNEEDRKPDTITGGVVPNSDGTYHTWLSIKVEPKERECYRCHVEHDGLLEPLDLAWKEPVPSSVSNLGLTDVRVAVATILLGAEIIF, from the exons ATGAGGGCGGCCGGGCGGCGCctgtctctgctgctgctgctgctcctggggggagTCGCCCTCCTGCTGGGCGGGGGCAGCGCcg GCTGGGCTCGTTTGCCGTCCAGCAGCGACGTGGCTCCTGGGACCCGAAGCGCCCTTGGGGGGCGGCAGCGGGGGCTCCCGGGGTCCGCCCGCCTCCGCACGGCCGCCCCACAGCCGGCCCCCTCCCGGCTCGGAAAAGTCCGAC GAGAAGCGAGCAGTCATGGGCAAGTGGGTGACccagaagagggagagaaaagcccctcTGAAGGTTGGGAAAAGCCGGGCGGGTGGCACATGCCAGGCGGAGACTTGGATGGCCCCCGGGCACCAGTGTCTCCACTCCCACCGGTGTCTCGCAGGCcaagag GCTCCTCCTCACATTCCCTCCACTATTTTGAGACGGCCATCTGGGAGCCGGGCTGGAGGCTGCCCCAGTTCACCTCTTTGGCGTACGTGGATGACCAGCTCATTGGCCGCTACGACACAGACACTGACCAGTGCGTGCCTCAGTCGTCCTGGATAGAGAAGATCAGTCATGATGACTCCGACTTCTGGGCCAGGAGTACAAATTGGGACTTTACTTCAAGTTTAGTCATGGATCTGATGATACTGAAGAACCTTTACAACCAGAGCAGAG GGATTCACACCCTACAAGCGCTCTCTGGCTGCGAACTGAGCGAGGACAATCATACCACCAGAGGGTTTGCAAAGTATGGCTACAATGGAAGGGACTTCCTTAGCCTGGACATGGATACACTCACCTGGACGGTGATGGACGCAAAGGCCAAGCCCATCAAGAAGAAGTGGGAGGCCGAGCAGAACCAAGGGAAATTCTGGGAGCATTTCCTGACTGACACCTGTGTGGAGTGGCTGCATACACACTTGCACTATGGGAAGGAGACTCTACTGAAGGCCG aCCCACCAATGGTTCGCGTGACCCGCCAGGCAGGATCAGATGGCTGGGAGATCCTCATCTGCCGGGCCCACGGCTTCTACCCCAAGGAGGCTGACATAACGTGGCGGAAAGATGGGGAAGTCTGGCACCAGGACACCTTGCACGGGGGTGTCGTCCCCAACTCGGACGGGACCTACCACACCTGGCTTAGCATCAACGTTGACTCCAAGGAGAGGGACCGCTTCCGGTGCCACGTGGAACACGATGCTCTTCAGGAACCGCTAGACTTGGCCTGGGAGGTCCCTG ATTCCAAAGTGGGACTTATTGTAGGAGTCCTCCTGGGGGTAGTGGCTGCCGTCATCCTGGTGGGGGCTGGGGTCATCGTCCACAGCA aaaaacaagaagaCAGCTACAACGCAGCACCAA CAAGTGACCAGAGGTCAGACAGCTCTGTCAGTG TGGGATACCCATTTCAGGACAGGGGTGCAAACAGAGGACCACTTGAGCATCCTTTTAGCATCCCTCATGCCAGCCAGAGGAAAGATGTTGCCTTGATAGTGTCCAATACTGACATTTCCACAGAGCCCCCAAAGGTGAAACTGATACGCAAGGTGGGCTACGATGACCTAGAGACCCTCATCTGCCGGCTCGATGGCTTCTACCCCAAAGAGATTGATGTTACATGGTGGAAGAATGAGGAGGACCGGAAGCCGGACACCATTACGGGGGGTGTCGTCCCCAATTCAGACGGGACCTACCACACCTGGCTGAGCATCAAGGTAGAGCCCAAGGAGAGGGAGTGCTATCGATGCCATGTGGAACATGATGGCCTCCTGGAGCCCCTGGACTTGGCCTGGAAGGAGCCTG TTCCCTCCTCGGTGTCCAACTTGGGGTTGACAGATGTGAGGGTCGCAGTTGCTACCATCTTGCTGGGGGCCGAGATCATCTTCTGA